Proteins found in one Clostridium kluyveri DSM 555 genomic segment:
- a CDS encoding YebC/PmpR family DNA-binding transcriptional regulator — translation MSGHSKWHNIQAKKGKADAKKGKIFTKIGKELAIAAKDGGSNPDTNSKLRDIIAKAKSNNMPQDTINRAIKKGSGEMEGVNYEEIVYEGYGSNGVAVIVKALTDNKNRTAGNVRSIFSKQGGNLGANGCVSWMFQTKGELVVERKDDMDEDEVMMQALDAGAEDFNAEEEVFEIITTVEDFGSVREKLEGEGFEFISAEITMIPDNTVAVDMDAAGKVQKLIDKLEDDDDVQNVYHNADFPDEFEG, via the coding sequence ATGTCAGGACATTCAAAATGGCATAATATACAAGCAAAAAAAGGTAAAGCAGATGCAAAAAAAGGTAAAATATTTACTAAAATAGGTAAAGAATTGGCTATTGCGGCTAAGGATGGGGGATCAAATCCAGATACTAATTCTAAACTGAGAGATATTATAGCAAAAGCTAAGTCTAACAATATGCCCCAAGATACTATAAATAGAGCTATTAAAAAGGGTTCAGGAGAGATGGAAGGGGTAAACTATGAGGAAATAGTTTATGAAGGATATGGTTCAAATGGAGTAGCAGTAATAGTCAAGGCTTTAACAGACAACAAAAATAGAACAGCAGGTAATGTGAGAAGTATATTTTCAAAGCAAGGTGGCAATTTAGGAGCTAATGGATGTGTATCCTGGATGTTCCAGACCAAAGGCGAATTAGTAGTAGAAAGAAAAGATGACATGGATGAAGATGAAGTGATGATGCAGGCATTGGATGCAGGTGCAGAGGATTTTAACGCTGAAGAGGAAGTATTTGAAATAATTACAACTGTAGAAGATTTCGGCAGTGTACGAGAAAAACTGGAAGGTGAAGGTTTTGAGTTTATATCAGCGGAGATTACAATGATACCGGATAACACAGTAGCCGTTGATATGGATGCAGCGGGAAAAGTTCAAAAACTTATAGATAAGCTGGAAGATGATGATGATGTTCAAAATGTATATCACAATGCAGATTTTCCTGATGAGTTTGAAGGATAA
- the spoIIAB gene encoding anti-sigma F factor, with protein MYDNSMKIEFISKSQNESFARVSVAAFVSQLDPTLDELTDVKTAVSEAVTNSIIHGYENKEGIVKIEASIKGRELILIVEDNGIGIENIDMAMQPLYTSKPELERSGMGFTVMETFMDSLQVESEKNKGTRLIMKKVFNSLS; from the coding sequence ATGTATGATAACAGTATGAAAATAGAGTTTATTAGTAAATCACAAAATGAAAGCTTTGCTAGAGTATCAGTAGCGGCCTTTGTATCCCAGTTAGATCCTACACTAGATGAATTAACAGATGTAAAAACTGCAGTTTCAGAAGCAGTGACAAACTCTATTATTCATGGTTATGAAAACAAAGAAGGTATAGTTAAAATTGAAGCTAGTATTAAAGGAAGGGAACTAATTTTAATAGTAGAGGATAATGGCATAGGCATAGAAAACATAGATATGGCCATGCAGCCTCTTTATACCTCTAAGCCAGAGTTGGAAAGATCAGGAATGGGATTTACTGTAATGGAGACATTTATGGATTCTCTTCAAGTGGAATCTGAAAAAAACAAAGGGACAAGATTGATTATGAAAAAAGTTTTTAATTCATTAAGTTAG
- a CDS encoding PLP-dependent aminotransferase family protein: protein MNFILNKYFIHLSEGEIPKYLLIEKHIKRLIDTNMVEDRERLPSIRKLAQFLNVNNITVINAYKKLQAEGYAIQKIGSGTYAKKKDIHKNFNREYSKALKRIFNEEIVDYVDFTGETPSGEFFQIDFFKNVLNEVLDRDGAKALICQESLGYEGLRSSISSVFWNKKVDKEDILIISGAQQGIDLVSKAILNINDSVIVEKPTYSGALSVFKWRRTEIFEVPIEKDGINMDKFEKILRKNNIRCFYTMSYFQNPTGVSCSNYKKIQILKLAQIYDFYIIEDDYLSELIYDNSIRYNSFKSLDNNDRVVYIKSFSKIFLPGIRIGYLIPPKRFKESIQNSKINTDISTSSIMQRALDLYIRKGLWKNYIETLNCAYKKRYIHMEKCILKYLRDKVEFLKPGGGLHFYLKIKENIKLNSVNIFRQGKDRGILITPGLLFYKNALEGKNYFKISFSHTNEEEIEYGVKILSEIIK, encoded by the coding sequence GTGAATTTTATCTTAAATAAATATTTTATACATTTAAGTGAAGGAGAAATCCCCAAATATTTACTAATAGAAAAACATATAAAAAGATTAATTGATACCAATATGGTAGAAGATAGAGAAAGATTGCCTTCTATAAGAAAATTAGCTCAATTTTTGAATGTAAATAATATTACAGTGATAAATGCATATAAAAAGCTTCAGGCTGAGGGATATGCAATTCAAAAAATAGGAAGTGGAACTTACGCCAAAAAAAAAGACATACATAAGAACTTTAATAGGGAATATTCTAAAGCCCTAAAGAGGATATTTAATGAAGAAATAGTAGATTATGTAGATTTTACAGGAGAAACCCCCAGCGGGGAATTCTTTCAAATAGATTTTTTTAAAAATGTTTTAAACGAAGTATTAGATAGAGATGGAGCTAAAGCTTTAATCTGTCAGGAATCTTTAGGATATGAAGGCCTTAGAAGCAGTATAAGTAGTGTTTTCTGGAATAAAAAAGTGGATAAAGAAGACATACTTATAATTTCTGGGGCGCAGCAGGGTATAGATCTAGTTTCAAAAGCAATATTAAATATAAATGACAGTGTAATAGTGGAAAAGCCAACTTATAGTGGAGCCTTGTCTGTATTTAAATGGAGAAGAACAGAAATTTTTGAAGTGCCTATCGAAAAAGATGGTATTAATATGGACAAGTTTGAAAAAATACTTAGAAAAAATAACATAAGATGTTTTTATACTATGAGCTATTTTCAAAATCCTACAGGAGTAAGCTGCAGCAATTATAAAAAGATCCAAATATTGAAATTGGCACAAATATATGATTTTTATATAATAGAAGATGATTATCTTTCAGAATTAATTTATGATAACAGTATAAGGTATAATAGCTTTAAAAGTTTAGATAATAATGATAGGGTAGTATATATAAAAAGCTTTTCAAAAATATTTTTGCCCGGTATAAGAATTGGATATTTAATACCCCCTAAAAGATTTAAGGAAAGCATCCAAAATTCTAAGATTAATACGGACATATCTACCTCAAGTATTATGCAGAGAGCTTTAGATTTATATATTAGAAAAGGATTATGGAAAAATTATATAGAAACTTTAAATTGTGCTTATAAAAAAAGGTACATTCATATGGAAAAGTGCATATTGAAATATTTAAGGGATAAAGTGGAATTTTTGAAACCAGGTGGAGGATTGCATTTTTATTTAAAAATTAAAGAAAATATAAAATTAAATTCTGTAAATATTTTTAGACAGGGAAAAGATAGAGGAATTTTAATTACTCCTGGACTTCTATTTTACAAAAATGCTTTGGAAGGGAAGAATTATTTTAAAATAAGTTTTTCTCATACAAATGAAGAAGAAATAGAATATGGAGTAAAAATATTAAGTGAAATTATCAAGTGA
- the sigF gene encoding RNA polymerase sporulation sigma factor SigF, with protein MGEETVKKIKYSYDDNLKLIKCAREGDKEALNKLVELNLPLVSAISKKFLNRGYEYEDIFQIGCMGLMKAVNNFDETYNVKFSTYAVPMILGEIKRFLRDDGMIKVSRSIKNTAKKLHYDREALTKKLNREPTIEELAEYSGVKTEELLFATESTNSLQYLYDTIHQDDGSPVLLIDKISENPKEDVEVIDRIALKEALRNLDVKSRQIIMLRYFKDKTQVQVAKMLGINQVQVSRIEKKVLKTMREILSE; from the coding sequence ATGGGTGAAGAAACAGTAAAAAAAATTAAATATAGCTACGATGATAATCTAAAATTAATTAAATGTGCAAGAGAGGGGGATAAAGAAGCATTAAACAAGCTAGTAGAACTTAATCTACCCCTGGTTTCAGCCATAAGTAAAAAATTTTTAAACAGAGGATATGAATATGAGGATATATTTCAAATAGGTTGTATGGGGCTTATGAAAGCAGTAAATAATTTTGATGAAACTTATAATGTGAAATTTTCTACATATGCTGTACCCATGATACTAGGAGAAATAAAGAGATTCCTTCGAGATGACGGAATGATAAAAGTAAGCAGAAGTATAAAAAATACAGCTAAAAAACTTCATTATGACAGAGAGGCACTTACAAAAAAACTGAACAGAGAACCTACCATAGAAGAACTGGCAGAATATTCAGGAGTAAAAACAGAAGAATTACTTTTTGCCACAGAATCTACTAATAGTTTGCAATACTTATATGATACTATACATCAAGATGATGGTTCTCCTGTTCTTCTAATAGATAAAATAAGTGAAAACCCTAAGGAAGATGTGGAAGTCATAGATAGAATTGCATTAAAAGAAGCTTTGAGAAATTTAGATGTAAAATCCAGGCAGATTATAATGCTTAGATATTTTAAGGATAAAACTCAAGTTCAGGTGGCAAAGATGTTAGGAATAAATCAAGTACAGGTTTCTAGAATTGAAAAAAAAGTACTTAAAACCATGAGAGAAATTTTAAGTGAGTAA
- a CDS encoding nucleotidyltransferase domain-containing protein — MGRTILQYQKAFNSAIDRFKANKSVLAVMVFGSMVSGDLWDESDIDLLVVFDNKRTALKDIYTEEKGIPIHVKLMSKSNFLQSSEEDLKGGFIHRIISSSRLVFSKDMEITSQYDIGRYYPDLDRERWNMVYLGDLFKNMGLCKKYLQNDVVYTSYIAAVRSVEEFSKLYVNSSGHMISKDAVTIAMNLNNNFRKCVEELFFNKSDIGEAINNTMDYFKKYIDKNIRNITKILLNYMREKDSFLSSEDIKNDRLFYNYNINMEEILNSLWKKNLLKKDTRDYKMKDGTILAKENVYFM, encoded by the coding sequence ATGGGAAGAACTATATTGCAATATCAAAAAGCTTTTAACAGTGCTATTGACAGATTTAAAGCCAATAAATCAGTTCTGGCAGTTATGGTTTTTGGGAGCATGGTTAGTGGAGATCTGTGGGATGAATCAGATATTGATTTGCTTGTGGTATTTGATAATAAAAGAACTGCCTTAAAAGATATATATACAGAGGAAAAAGGTATACCGATCCATGTTAAACTTATGAGTAAGAGTAATTTTTTGCAATCTTCCGAAGAAGATTTAAAGGGAGGGTTTATCCATAGAATAATATCTTCTTCCAGATTGGTATTTTCAAAAGATATGGAAATAACCTCCCAATATGATATAGGCAGGTATTATCCTGATTTAGATAGGGAAAGATGGAATATGGTATATCTTGGTGATCTGTTTAAAAATATGGGATTATGTAAAAAGTACCTTCAAAATGATGTAGTATATACGTCATATATTGCAGCAGTACGTTCTGTGGAGGAATTTTCAAAATTATATGTAAATTCCTCTGGGCATATGATAAGTAAAGATGCGGTAACCATTGCTATGAATTTAAATAATAATTTTAGAAAGTGCGTGGAGGAGTTATTTTTTAATAAATCGGATATAGGTGAAGCTATAAATAATACCATGGATTATTTTAAAAAATATATAGATAAAAATATAAGAAATATTACAAAAATACTTTTAAATTATATGAGGGAAAAAGATTCCTTTTTAAGTTCAGAAGATATAAAAAATGATAGATTGTTTTACAATTACAATATAAACATGGAGGAAATATTAAATAGTTTATGGAAGAAAAATCTGCTTAAAAAAGATACAAGGGACTATAAGATGAAAGATGGAACTATTTTGGCCAAAGAAAATGTATATTTTATGTAA
- a CDS encoding transglycosylase domain-containing protein has protein sequence MVKRHKKAPFKTSKLIFIILSGLLLIAFVSIIGASLAIIKNSPKLDVNQILNLNEPSVLYDDSNETMDVVVTPQQRTVISFDNMPQNLKNAFISIEDERFYKHSGIDLKRIIGVIFIDIKNKITGNDNLQGASTITQQLVRNIFLSSDVSFKRKLQEMYLSIKLENKLSKDEILGAYMNTIYLGGRALGVEAASQQYFRKSAKDLNLIECALIAAIPQSPSVYYPYSDNAKKDPSIYLNRTKSVITKMYENGYISQSQYTTAIKDISEGNLNIKPEPTVSNTYNYEWFTVPVISQVKKDLKSKYKYTDEQINNLLMYGALKIYTTMDKDLQRKTEDTITNNSIFQNSTTDENGILQPEASAVVMDYHSGEVKALVGGRGTQPARSFNRAASENYLKAPGSSIKPLTVYSPAINSQQFTSASIFEDSPLSNEMANKYASNGEPYQPKDDDYIGGNMTLRTALMHSINLVAVKLEDKLGLETASEYAEKFGITLDEHDRSSIAALSLGELHHGTNTLTMAAAYGVFGNYGTYTTPKLYTKVEDRNKKILLQNKTQTKTVLSSQTAYILYDMLKGPVSAEGTGYNANFGNMAVRGKTGTSTDGKNLWFCGLTPYYSAAVWIGNDDNSVLNDNSLNSNSAARLWADIMSPFHENLESKELEMPSGVVTAAICSESGKLASSNCYKDLTGSKVYNELFIEGTVPTSYCNMSHSWNIFDALPDKNNNKNQYKKNDNKTTDTNKDNKDNTNTVDTNNNSPEKNNNDKNNSEKENETHTGNSSAETTVKNN, from the coding sequence ATGGTAAAAAGACATAAAAAGGCTCCATTTAAAACTTCCAAACTTATATTTATTATCTTATCTGGTTTATTATTGATAGCATTTGTATCAATAATTGGTGCAAGCCTGGCTATCATAAAAAATTCTCCAAAACTTGATGTAAACCAGATATTGAACTTAAATGAGCCTTCTGTTCTATATGATGACAGCAATGAGACCATGGACGTAGTAGTTACCCCCCAACAGAGAACAGTGATTTCTTTTGATAATATGCCCCAGAACTTAAAAAATGCTTTTATCAGTATAGAAGACGAAAGATTTTATAAACATAGTGGTATAGATTTAAAAAGAATCATAGGTGTAATATTTATAGATATCAAAAATAAGATTACAGGCAATGACAACCTTCAAGGAGCATCTACTATAACTCAACAACTTGTAAGAAACATATTTCTATCTTCTGATGTATCTTTTAAAAGAAAACTTCAGGAGATGTACCTATCTATAAAGCTTGAAAATAAATTAAGTAAAGATGAAATACTGGGAGCATATATGAATACGATATATTTAGGTGGAAGAGCATTAGGTGTTGAAGCTGCATCCCAACAATATTTTAGGAAATCTGCAAAAGACTTGAACTTAATTGAATGTGCCCTTATTGCGGCTATTCCCCAAAGTCCCTCTGTGTATTATCCCTATTCCGATAATGCTAAAAAAGATCCATCCATATATTTAAACAGAACTAAATCAGTAATTACAAAAATGTATGAAAATGGATACATTTCTCAAAGTCAGTATACTACTGCCATAAAAGACATTTCAGAAGGTAACCTAAATATTAAACCAGAACCTACTGTAAGTAATACATATAATTATGAGTGGTTTACGGTACCTGTTATCTCTCAAGTGAAAAAGGATTTAAAATCTAAATATAAGTATACCGATGAACAAATAAACAATTTACTTATGTATGGGGCCCTTAAGATATATACTACAATGGACAAGGACTTGCAGAGGAAAACAGAAGATACTATAACTAACAATAGTATTTTTCAAAATTCTACCACAGATGAAAATGGGATATTACAACCTGAAGCATCAGCAGTAGTTATGGATTATCATTCTGGAGAAGTAAAAGCCCTGGTAGGTGGTAGGGGAACTCAACCTGCTAGATCCTTTAACAGAGCTGCCTCTGAAAATTACTTAAAGGCTCCCGGCTCCAGTATAAAACCATTAACTGTATACAGTCCTGCCATAAATTCACAGCAGTTTACATCTGCCAGTATTTTTGAGGATTCCCCATTATCCAATGAAATGGCCAATAAATATGCCTCTAATGGTGAACCTTATCAACCTAAAGATGATGACTACATTGGAGGTAATATGACTTTAAGGACTGCTTTAATGCATTCTATAAATCTAGTTGCAGTTAAACTGGAAGATAAATTGGGTCTTGAAACTGCATCTGAATATGCAGAAAAATTTGGCATAACTTTAGATGAACATGATAGGAGCAGTATAGCAGCACTATCTCTTGGTGAGCTTCACCATGGTACAAATACCCTCACAATGGCTGCGGCCTATGGAGTATTTGGAAATTACGGTACCTACACAACTCCAAAGCTTTATACCAAAGTAGAGGATAGAAACAAAAAAATTTTATTGCAGAATAAAACCCAGACAAAAACCGTTCTATCCAGTCAAACCGCTTATATACTATATGATATGTTAAAAGGACCTGTCAGTGCAGAAGGTACAGGATATAATGCGAACTTTGGAAATATGGCTGTAAGAGGTAAAACTGGTACTTCCACTGATGGCAAAAACCTGTGGTTTTGTGGATTGACTCCATATTACTCTGCAGCAGTATGGATTGGTAATGACGATAATTCTGTATTAAATGATAATTCACTTAACAGTAATTCTGCAGCCAGACTCTGGGCAGATATAATGTCTCCTTTCCATGAAAACTTAGAATCGAAAGAACTTGAAATGCCCTCAGGAGTGGTAACTGCAGCAATCTGTTCTGAATCCGGTAAACTTGCCAGCTCCAATTGTTATAAGGATCTCACAGGCAGCAAGGTTTACAATGAATTATTTATAGAAGGTACCGTACCTACAAGTTACTGTAATATGTCCCACTCATGGAACATATTTGATGCCCTTCCTGATAAAAATAATAATAAAAATCAATACAAAAAAAATGACAATAAGACTACTGATACTAATAAAGACAACAAAGATAATACCAATACTGTGGATACTAATAATAATTCCCCTGAAAAAAATAATAATGACAAAAATAATTCAGAAAAGGAAAATGAAACTCATACAGGTAATTCCTCTGCAGAAACAACCGTTAAAAATAATTAA
- a CDS encoding ComEC/Rec2 family competence protein has protein sequence MKKIITVITIFILIIDMNTMASARYEKCEVHFLNVGQGDCTLIKVKGKCYLIDTGAKYYIKKVIKYLDLNKVNKIEGIVLTHYHRDHYDGIIKIIQCKKVGRVYLPGHENSMKYIIRNRLIKMGIHVEYIGEGWRLKSQGINLEAVVPLHKDNNIENNNSIVLQGNVGQLTYLFAGDCEKAEEESMINSGKLKKCDVLKVPHHGIHTSTLDEFLKRINPKVAVITSNKSTPNKVVENRLINRGITVWRTDKQGNIFIKNKILYCDRNYTSIKLK, from the coding sequence ATGAAAAAAATAATAACAGTTATTACCATATTTATACTGATAATAGATATGAATACTATGGCTTCTGCAAGATATGAAAAATGTGAGGTGCATTTTTTAAACGTGGGTCAGGGTGACTGCACTTTAATAAAGGTAAAAGGTAAATGTTATTTAATAGATACAGGAGCCAAATATTATATTAAAAAAGTGATAAAATATTTAGATTTAAATAAGGTAAATAAAATAGAAGGTATAGTATTAACCCACTACCATCGTGATCATTATGACGGAATAATAAAAATAATACAATGTAAAAAAGTAGGTAGAGTATATCTGCCAGGACATGAAAACTCCATGAAATATATCATAAGGAATAGATTGATTAAAATGGGGATTCATGTAGAATATATAGGTGAAGGCTGGAGACTAAAATCACAGGGTATAAATCTTGAAGCTGTAGTTCCCTTGCATAAAGACAATAATATAGAAAATAATAATTCTATTGTATTACAGGGCAATGTAGGTCAGCTTACTTATTTATTTGCAGGAGATTGTGAAAAAGCTGAAGAAGAAAGTATGATAAATTCTGGAAAGCTCAAAAAATGTGATGTACTGAAAGTTCCTCATCATGGGATCCATACAAGTACCCTTGATGAATTTTTAAAAAGAATAAATCCAAAAGTGGCCGTTATAACAAGTAATAAAAGTACTCCTAATAAAGTGGTAGAAAATAGATTAATTAATAGGGGAATTACAGTTTGGAGAACAGACAAGCAGGGAAATATATTTATTAAAAATAAAATTTTATATTGTGATAGAAATTATACCAGTATAAAGTTAAAATAA
- the spoIIAA gene encoding anti-sigma F factor antagonist, with the protein MNLQFYVKEDNLIAIMEGELDHHSTEEVRNKIDNQLDVEGINKLILDFSQVSFMDSSGIGVVIGRYKKLNAKKGKVCIVGVSPSVRRVFELSGMFKIIGLYDNIEEAIQNI; encoded by the coding sequence ATGAATTTACAATTTTATGTGAAGGAAGATAATCTTATAGCCATTATGGAAGGAGAGCTAGATCATCATAGTACAGAAGAAGTTAGAAATAAAATTGATAATCAATTGGATGTGGAAGGCATAAATAAGTTGATATTGGATTTTTCACAGGTAAGCTTTATGGATAGCTCAGGAATAGGGGTGGTAATTGGAAGATATAAAAAGCTGAATGCTAAGAAAGGAAAGGTATGTATTGTAGGTGTATCACCCTCAGTGAGAAGAGTGTTTGAACTATCGGGGATGTTTAAGATTATAGGACTTTATGACAATATTGAGGAAGCAATTCAGAATATTTAA
- the hflX gene encoding GTPase HflX, whose product MIYGNTEGIRKSILDELEEIYDIKIPKDSVCSMEIVEILCKNTIHLNREISVLINRKGKVLNISVGDSNSVNIEVYTWSNKLSGIRMIHTHPNGNSQLSKIDISALMKLKLDCISAIGVNDQGPTGMSLGFLSIKGDSVESEVLSNLTLEEAANYNVLRKINEIEELVKNIYTLEEYEERAILVGTDSKESLDELEELARACNVKVLEKVFQKRTTVDTAFYVGKGKVGEIGLIAQVHNANVVIFDDEISGSQARNLEENLKIKIIDRTTLILHIFATRAKSKESKMQVELAQLKYRLARLSGLGIVLSRTGGGIGTRGPGEKKLETDKRHIRERIYEINRELKKIKGVRKVQREKRNEIYNVSLVGYTNSGKSTLRNKLCEIAVPKESVVKDKVFEADMLFATLDTTTRAVELKDGRTITITDTVGFINKLPHDLVEAFKSTLEEVYYSDLLLHVVDISSEDAYQHIESVDKVLNQLGINDKPVLLVFNKIDKGKTEKIEDIKDKYNGVESIYISAKQGINLEELLERISHMLPQSIKKVEYLIPYTEQAAVAFIHRNCKIEKEDYREQGTYISALVDEEVYNKFRKFIIE is encoded by the coding sequence TTGATATATGGAAATACAGAAGGTATAAGAAAGTCTATATTAGATGAATTAGAAGAAATATATGATATTAAAATACCTAAAGATAGTGTTTGCAGTATGGAGATCGTAGAAATACTCTGCAAAAATACTATACATTTAAATAGAGAAATAAGTGTACTGATTAATAGAAAAGGAAAGGTCTTAAATATATCAGTAGGTGACAGTAACAGTGTAAATATTGAAGTTTATACATGGTCAAATAAGCTTTCTGGAATTAGAATGATACATACTCATCCTAATGGTAATTCACAGCTTTCCAAAATAGATATTTCAGCTTTGATGAAGTTGAAATTAGATTGTATATCAGCCATAGGGGTTAATGATCAGGGACCTACAGGTATGAGTTTAGGATTTTTAAGTATTAAAGGGGATTCTGTTGAAAGTGAAGTTTTGAGTAACCTGACTTTGGAGGAAGCTGCTAATTACAATGTATTAAGAAAAATAAATGAAATAGAAGAGTTGGTAAAAAATATATATACACTGGAGGAGTATGAAGAAAGGGCCATACTCGTGGGAACGGACAGTAAAGAGAGTTTAGATGAACTAGAAGAATTGGCCAGAGCGTGTAATGTAAAAGTTTTAGAAAAAGTATTTCAAAAAAGAACTACTGTAGATACAGCTTTTTACGTGGGAAAAGGAAAAGTAGGTGAGATAGGGTTAATTGCTCAAGTTCATAATGCTAATGTGGTAATTTTTGATGATGAAATATCAGGTTCACAGGCTAGAAATTTGGAAGAAAATTTGAAAATAAAGATAATAGACAGAACCACATTGATACTTCATATATTTGCTACCAGGGCTAAAAGTAAAGAGAGTAAAATGCAGGTAGAACTTGCCCAGCTTAAATATAGGTTGGCAAGACTTTCAGGACTTGGCATAGTTCTTTCAAGAACAGGAGGAGGTATAGGTACCAGAGGACCAGGGGAAAAGAAGCTGGAAACAGATAAAAGGCACATCAGAGAAAGAATATATGAGATTAATAGAGAATTGAAAAAGATAAAAGGAGTAAGAAAAGTACAAAGGGAAAAGAGAAATGAAATATACAATGTGTCTCTAGTTGGATATACCAACTCAGGAAAATCTACCTTGAGAAATAAGTTGTGTGAAATAGCTGTTCCAAAAGAAAGTGTTGTAAAAGATAAAGTATTTGAAGCAGATATGTTATTTGCAACGTTGGATACTACTACCCGAGCTGTAGAACTAAAAGATGGCAGAACAATTACAATAACTGACACTGTAGGATTCATAAATAAGCTTCCTCATGATCTGGTAGAAGCTTTCAAATCTACTCTGGAAGAAGTTTATTATTCTGATTTACTGCTTCATGTGGTGGATATATCCTCAGAAGATGCATATCAGCATATAGAGTCAGTAGATAAGGTTTTGAATCAGCTCGGCATAAATGATAAACCAGTGCTTTTGGTATTTAATAAAATAGATAAGGGCAAAACAGAAAAAATAGAAGATATAAAGGATAAATACAATGGTGTAGAAAGCATATACATATCAGCTAAACAGGGCATTAATTTAGAAGAACTTTTAGAAAGAATATCCCATATGCTTCCTCAAAGTATAAAAAAGGTGGAATATTTAATTCCCTATACAGAACAAGCTGCAGTAGCCTTTATACATAGAAATTGCAAGATAGAAAAGGAAGATTATAGGGAACAGGGAACTTATATAAGTGCTTTAGTAGACGAAGAAGTATATAACAAATTTAGAAAGTTTATAATTGAATAA
- a CDS encoding YigZ family protein, with amino-acid sequence MSYFTVKDEANSRFEEKKSIFIGNIKRACTENEAKKFIGKIKSENSKAAHNVYAYIIGEKMNIQRYSDDGEPQGTAGIPILEIIKQHKVTDVVIVVTRYFGGTLLGKAGLIKAYSKAAISAIDQGKIVEKVQGSPVDIFIDYYNLGKLQYMFEQKSIYIENIEYADKVKVSINCVVEDVDKLINEIIEVTSGKCEVIVGDEELYFKMDNRLVK; translated from the coding sequence GTGAGTTATTTTACAGTGAAAGATGAGGCCAATTCTAGATTTGAAGAGAAAAAATCTATATTTATAGGTAATATAAAAAGAGCCTGTACAGAAAATGAAGCTAAAAAATTTATAGGTAAAATAAAATCAGAAAATTCTAAGGCAGCGCATAATGTATATGCCTATATAATTGGAGAAAAAATGAATATACAAAGGTATAGTGATGATGGAGAGCCACAGGGAACTGCGGGAATACCTATATTAGAAATAATAAAACAGCATAAGGTAACAGATGTGGTTATAGTTGTCACCAGATATTTTGGAGGCACATTGCTTGGCAAAGCAGGGTTAATTAAAGCCTACTCAAAAGCTGCAATCTCAGCAATTGACCAAGGTAAAATAGTGGAAAAAGTACAGGGTTCCCCTGTAGATATATTTATAGATTATTATAATTTGGGGAAATTACAATATATGTTTGAACAAAAATCAATTTATATAGAGAATATAGAATATGCCGATAAGGTCAAGGTATCTATAAACTGTGTTGTAGAAGATGTGGATAAATTGATAAATGAAATTATAGAGGTTACAAGTGGAAAGTGCGAAGTAATAGTTGGGGATGAAGAGCTTTATTTTAAAATGGACAATAGACTTGTTAAGTGA